AAGGAGAGGCCACTCTGGGTCCACTGTACACCATGGTGGATGAAGTCAGCTCCTCCCAACTTATACAGAGCAAATCTGTCATAGTTGATATCAGAAAAACACTGCAGGGTGAGGctcttcccagggtccaggatcTGGCCTTGGTGAGTCAGCAAGGAGGGCTTCTTGGACAGACCTAGAGGGAAGATGACAGGCTAGTGATTGAGGAGCTGTTTTTTCCAAACACTGATCCCCTCCCATCCTGTCCTACACACATCACTGCTTCTCCCCAGATTGGGGCTCTTGCTCAGCCACCAGGCTCTTCTTCAACAACTCTCTACCCACAACTACCCAATGGGACTGATCAATGGCAAAGAGTTTAGAGTGTGAAAAAATGATTGGTCAATGATGGCGCTGACCCACCTGAGGTGTGTATTTCCAGGGGCTCACTGGGCACTGACCACCAGTGTGGAGTTTGGTTGTAGTAACCATAACATCTGAATGTCCCTCTGTGGTCTGGTGTTACATGATCTATAGAGAACAAGGCTTGGTACTGCATAATACTGTGTATATACTGTGAGTTCTGAGAGCTGAGGAACTTCTGGTCATCCTTGGTGAGAATGAGTTCACTATATTCATCCTGTGAGACACACTTGAGAGTCATGTTTCctcctgaggtcaccacagggctgggcagggctgtCAGGCTGGGTTTATTGTAGTagtagattcctaggagagaaggaggcagCCTGTTACATGGACTCACACAGCCTTAGTGTTCTCCAGGACTAGGCTGTGGGAGGGCAATATTCTTGAGAGCAGAGCCTGGGGCTGAGACCCTGACTGTCCCCTCACCTGTcaacaccagttccagggtgtcACTGCGCTCTGACCAGCCAGTTGAGCTGTAACAGTAACAGTGATATTGTCCCCCATGTTGCTGTgtcacagaagggatggagaacttGGCCTTGTTCTCAGGCTTCTCTGGGGTCTGTGTGCCCCAGGGTTTTTGGCTTCCCTCTTTATGCAGAAAATATATTTCAGCATCCAGGCTCCCCTCACACCAGATGGTCACGGCACTCCCGGAAGAGACCATAGAGCTTGGCTCAGCCTTGATGGTGGGTTTGTGGAGGGTCCCTGCAAGGAAGTAGGAGAGAAGTAGGTGAGTTTGTCTTAAAGTGGCCAGAGAAATTCACACTAGCAGATggcacattttcctttttaatttcttcttctctcatacaatatatcctgacagAAAATTCCCAacatcccctctcccccagattcacTGCTTGTTTgtgtcccttcagaaaagagcaggcctcccagagatgtTACCTGAACATGACATAATAACATGCATTAACACTAGGCACACACCATTGTGttaaggctgcacaaggcaacccagtaggaggaaaaagatCTCACGTGCAGGTGATAGTGTCAGAGACTTCCCTAGTCCTATTGTTATGAACACAAAACCCCAAGCTAgtgaggcagtggtggcgcatgccttcagtcccagcacttagaaggcagaagcaggtggatctctgtgagtggaaggccagcctggtctacagaataagttccagaacagacagggctacatagtgagactctaaaaaaccaaaccaaaccaaagcaaacaaaacacccaaggtAACGACCACAGCGTGTGTTGAGAGAGCCTAGGGCAGACCAGTGCAGGCTCCATGGTTGCtgttccagtctctgtgagccctcatgatccctgcttagttgattgtgtggtccatgttctcctgatgtcctgagtGCTCTGACTTCTGCAACCCTTCCCCCTCTCTTgtctggggttccctgagctgtTGTGGATGGTACATGAGCTGATCCAGAGTAACAGAAGGCCCCATAGGATTCATCTCTGTCCTGGACCTCCTGTGCTTTGGTGTCACTCTCTGCCTTGGACTCTGTATCTTGTGTCCCACTCTCTACCATGCTCTGTTGTCAAAGGGCTCAGGAGCCCTTGcttctcacacacaccacacaccaagaTCTCTCTGAGCATCTGTATCATTTCAACATCATTCTGTGGAAAGGCTGGGGTTCCTCACCTGAGACCAGGAGCTCAAGGGGGTCACTAGGTTCTGACCACACCTGTGGACTGTTCTTGTTGAAACTGTAGCATCTGAATGTCCACCTTTGTCTGGAGGTCACAGGGCCCACAAAGAACAGGGCCTGGTACTTTCTAGTATGGGAGTTATATTGTGAGTCCAGTGTCCAGGAGAGCTTCTGTGGTCCTTCCTTCATCAGAACAAACCTGTGATATGACTGCCCTGAGACACACTGGACGGTTACATTCCCTCCTCCAGTCACCACAGGGCTCGACTGGGCTGACAAGCTGGGTTTACTGTAGACTCCTAGAATTGAAGAATGAATCAGTCATTATCCTCCATGGAAGTGAGGTGGAGATAGCCATGTGAATAGACACACTTTTTGACAGTCTTGAGGCTGGGGACCCTGTGtgtcctctcacctgtcaccactaGCTCCAGGGAGTCACTGTACTCTGACCATCCATCATGGGTCTGATATTGACAGCGATATCGCCCTGCATGGCGATGATCTATTTCTGCGATTGAGAATTCAGTCTTGGTCTTGGAATCCTGTGGAATCTCTATGTGCCTTAAATATTTGTGTCCATCTTTGTAGAGACTGTACTCTTTGACTCCTGTGGTCCCCTCACACAAGAAGGTCACTGTAGTCTGTGCAGAGACCACAAAGTCTGGTTGTACCATGAGGATAGGCTTAGGGAGAGCACCTGCAAGGAAATGAGCAGCTGGTAACCAGGACAGTCATCCTCAGATTGCAGCCCACAAACCTGACCCTCCAACCATTCCCAGGGGCAGCAAACATGCATTATTTTCCATCCTCACTGCCCAGGCATGGCTCCAAGATTTGATGAGAAGTAAAGGTCAAGACATCTGCAGACACTCACTCAccttccagcactgggattctgAGGTCCAGAATTAGTCCTATAAGAGAGTTCCTTCTAAGCAGTTAATTCCTGAAGCCTAAAcagtcccccccaccccgccatctGCAGaatctcctgagaccctggggttTCCTGATGGACCTGTGCTGGGCTGTGTGGCATTGTTATTCCTAGACTACAGTATCTGTTCCCCATCTCCACATCTCACCCATATAGATCagagctgtgaaggtgaaggtcATGGCATCTCCTCCTGGAGGCTGCAACTGTGCTTATGGGCAGAGCTACAGAGACTGTCTGGAGGGTCAGGAGACACAGGGTGTGGTCTCTGGAGGCAGGGCACTTCACTTGACATGGTTGTACTGGAGCAGTCCCACAGGAAGGGGAAGtgccctcctcaggcaccaggcgcTGACTTCCCCAAGGCTGTGTCTTGGTCTGGTAGTAGACACTGCAATCAATTCTTTGATGGATGACATTTCCATAATCCCATCAGTGTCTGTCTCATCTATCCTCATCATTGCAGGACCAGGTGATATCAGACATGTATGAATATTACACATAAGAAATATAAACTCACATGCGGGTTTGCTTGATTCCTTTTCACATTTTTTATGTGAAATACTTCTTCATATTCAAAATGTTTGCAGGTTTCTGTGAAGGGTCTCGCTGTGTACATCTGCATGCAATGAAATGTATAACCCTCTTCCTCATAGTCTCAACTGCTGGGTTACAAATGTGCACCACTATTTCTggacatttgttattttttgatgTGTACACTTACTATTACAActttaaattacacttatttatttacacttgtatctttaaattacatttatttaataataaacaaGTACACCTGTTGTCTTCATTATGTGTGTACATTCACAGGTGCTAAGCACActcatagaggtcagagggcacctaCAGAAGGCAGATTTGTCCTTGCATGATGTGGGTCAGAGTCAGGGCTGAAGCGTGGCAGCAGCACTCATACACTGGTCCGTGTCACTAGCCCAATGTTAGCGTCATCACTTTCCTTAGTCCTTCTGTTTCAGGCAAAAAATATTCATCAAGTCCTGGGCGTCCTGGGCCAAACAAGGTTTCAGCATTATTTGACTTTCTTGGAGGGCAGGTTGTTGGTGTGGCCACACTTCTTTTTCAGGCAATTGACCACACAGGGGTGCCGATGTATGCAGCACTTCTGGGAAGCAGTGCATGGACATGTCACAGTTGTGTTTCTGGAGAGACTAGCAAAGGGATGGCTTCTTGATGCTACCACACAGGCACAGCACCAGTTGGTGTGTTGGACTCTTTGTGGACCTTGCTGTTGGCCAGGGTGCAGCCACCCTCTATCTGCCGGCAGCAAATACCTGCCACTTCTGGTGGGGTGGCATGTCTTCCTTGTCGTGGATctcagccttttcattttcaatggAGTCACTCACTGGGCTGGCCCTGGAGGGTGATGGTCTTGCTCTTCAGGACCTTACCAAAGATCTGTATGTTGGTGTCTGCATGGACACCTAGTTGAAGAGAAAGTGAgctcagtaaaaatattttatttccttttatttttggtgCGAGGGATTGATGGCAGGGCCTCCACTTTATTCTGTAATTTTCAATTTctgatttacttaatttttttcatctgcTATCTTTCTCTTATGCTTAtgagtttaattatttttgttgttaatttcagACAGGTTTTGGATCTCTGGATGTCATGGAGCTGGTTATATAAAGCAGAAATGGgctggaactcatagaaatcctcttgcctctgtttcccaagtgtttggattaaaggtgtggaccaccaaaTCTGGCCATGggcttaatattttaattgtttgaaaatgtcatatcagcatgtaatgtattttgatggaatccaccctcccaccctatcctcttctccctcaccctctcttGCTGGTTCCTTACTCACTGACCTGATTTTCTTCTTGATTCTTTCTGTGACCTGCTAGTTGTTGAAAATACATTGCCTTTTCTTACATACCTAAcattctgttctcttcctccaaTGCAGCTCAATTTCTGCTTCTCATAGTCTTGGGCATACACCAGTaatgaaaactgactctccctctttcAATAGGCATGAAATACCAATAGCTCTTCCTCTCTGGGTGAGACTTTGTGCCCATCTCCCATCCCTGTACTGGATTTATTCTGCATTGAGCTTAGATGGGGCTTGTAGATGTCATCACAACCACTGTAGCTCAGATGTTCGACTGTTGTGCATTGTCCATGAAAGAGATTATTGTCATCATCCATCATCTGGGTCTTAAAGATTTTCAGCCTCTATGATCAAAAatacca
The nucleotide sequence above comes from Peromyscus maniculatus bairdii isolate BWxNUB_F1_BW_parent chromosome 1, HU_Pman_BW_mat_3.1, whole genome shotgun sequence. Encoded proteins:
- the LOC102921611 gene encoding leukocyte immunoglobulin-like receptor subfamily B member 3-like, with the translated sequence MTFTFTALIYMGLILDLRIPVLEGALPKPILMVQPDFVVSAQTTVTFLCEGTTGVKEYSLYKDGHKYLRHIEIPQDSKTKTEFSIAEIDHRHAGRYRCQYQTHDGWSEYSDSLELVVTGVYSKPSLSAQSSPVVTGGGNVTVQKYQALFFVGPVTSRQRWTFRCYSFNKNSPQVWSEPSDPLELLVSGTLHKPTIKAEPSSMVSSGSAVTIWCEGSLDAEIYFLHKEGSQKPWGTQTPEKPENKAKFSIPSVTQQHGGQYHCYCYSSTGWSERSDTLELVLTGIYYYNKPSLTALPSPVVTSGGNMTLKCVSQDEYSELILTKDDQKFLSSQNSQYIHSIMQYQALFSIDHVTPDHRGTFRCYGYYNQTPHWWSVPSEPLEIHTSGGSAPSLTNHFFTL